The following proteins are co-located in the Clostridia bacterium genome:
- a CDS encoding M23 family metallopeptidase, with translation MEKAKKQGNAKFASFIRKNLYLILMIVCVIAIATMVAVTYATKHRSLNEAVDAAAKEKEQEKPSESSTETAASEVVFSMPLEGEVVGVFSNDTLVYNATLNQWSTHEAIDLAAPVGTEVKCVYDGTVKSITTSVLRGTEVVVAHANGTKTVYSLLGSDVSVKEEQAIKKGDVIGKIAETGTFEKHKGPHLHLELYNAKGVKTDPAEFFESSNK, from the coding sequence ATGGAAAAAGCAAAGAAACAAGGCAACGCAAAATTCGCGTCGTTCATCAGGAAAAACTTATACTTAATCTTAATGATCGTCTGCGTGATCGCGATCGCGACGATGGTCGCCGTAACGTACGCGACCAAACACCGCAGCTTAAACGAAGCGGTTGACGCCGCCGCGAAAGAAAAGGAACAAGAGAAGCCGTCCGAATCCTCGACCGAGACGGCGGCGAGCGAAGTCGTCTTCTCGATGCCCCTCGAAGGCGAAGTCGTCGGCGTTTTCAGTAACGACACGCTCGTCTACAACGCGACTTTGAATCAATGGAGCACGCACGAAGCGATCGATCTCGCCGCGCCCGTCGGAACGGAAGTAAAATGCGTCTACGACGGCACGGTCAAAAGCATCACGACGAGCGTCCTTCGCGGAACGGAAGTCGTCGTCGCTCACGCAAACGGAACGAAAACCGTTTACAGTCTGCTCGGCAGCGACGTCTCTGTCAAAGAGGAACAAGCGATCAAAAAAGGCGACGTGATCGGAAAGATCGCCGAAACGGGAACGTTCGAAAAGCATAAAGGTCCGCATCTCCACCTCGAACTTTACAACGCAAAGGGAGTAAAAACAGATCCCGCGGAATTCTTCGAAAGTTCGAATAAATAG
- a CDS encoding sugar phosphate isomerase/epimerase has product MRKISVSGYGYIERLGYDRSFELIGKAGFEAMDFPLYPEKNRLDFLTGEKLDRGFFARLKKKAEKSGFAIGQTHAPFGYREDDGSTLDGILSIYERAAIATAELGADKMVVHPIKFENCIGDFRREECFELNLRLFERLVPTLEKCGVTALLENMFIKKVSGEFKKLYPTIYSSAAELARAADALGTSFGVCLDSGHALITKEDIPAAVRILGGRLLALHLHDNTGDRDDHLIPYFGKVPFAETVAALKEIDYKGNINFEVHFGNVPEAHIPTVFSYIYEVGASFRRVLDGEEQ; this is encoded by the coding sequence ATGAGAAAAATAAGCGTCAGCGGATACGGATATATCGAAAGATTGGGGTATGATAGGAGTTTTGAGCTCATCGGCAAGGCGGGCTTCGAGGCGATGGATTTTCCTTTATATCCCGAAAAGAACCGACTCGACTTTTTGACGGGCGAAAAACTCGACCGCGGCTTTTTCGCGCGGCTGAAAAAGAAAGCGGAAAAAAGCGGATTTGCGATCGGGCAAACGCACGCGCCTTTCGGCTATCGGGAAGACGACGGAAGCACGCTCGACGGCATCCTTTCGATCTATGAGCGCGCGGCGATCGCGACCGCCGAACTCGGGGCGGATAAAATGGTCGTTCACCCGATCAAATTCGAAAACTGCATCGGGGATTTCCGTCGCGAAGAGTGCTTCGAGCTCAATCTTCGCCTTTTTGAGCGACTGGTCCCGACGCTTGAAAAATGCGGCGTAACGGCGCTGCTCGAAAATATGTTTATCAAAAAAGTCAGCGGGGAATTCAAAAAGCTGTATCCGACGATCTATTCTTCGGCGGCGGAACTCGCCCGCGCGGCGGACGCGCTTGGGACTTCGTTCGGCGTTTGCCTCGATTCGGGTCACGCTTTGATCACGAAAGAGGATATCCCGGCGGCGGTTCGCATTCTCGGCGGCAGACTTCTCGCCCTTCATTTACACGACAACACCGGCGACCGCGACGATCACTTGATCCCCTATTTCGGGAAGGTTCCCTTCGCCGAAACGGTGGCGGCGTTGAAAGAGATCGACTACAAAGGCAATATCAATTTCGAAGTGCATTTCGGAAACGTTCCCGAAGCGCATATCCCGACGGTTTTTTCCTATATTTATGAAGTCGGCGCGTCGTTCAGGCGCGTTCTGGACGGAGAAGAACAATGA
- the aroB gene encoding 3-dehydroquinate synthase, protein MIIPINASEKYDVIVERGAKNKIADYLKELGLKGKVAVVSDSHVAPLYSEEICDLLVYGGFEPAEFIFEAGEESKNLTVYSEILSFLADEEFTRTDTVLALGGGVTGDMAGFAAATYMRGVHFVNVPTTLLAAIDSSVGGKTAVDLPQGKNLVGAFYQPDLVVIDPDFFTSLPYEEIRNGLGEGVKYAVLEGGKIFTILSEGLTKQNLEEFIALSVDAKRRVVEADEKESGTRKFLNLGHTVAHAIEKESNYSVPHGVAVAYGVGEMARLAYKRGELEKKELDAILALLEKNDLSLSLHPVKELIPHFAADKKRAGGVLTLVTIRGIGDCRLTDIPLSEAASYFEVE, encoded by the coding sequence ATGATTATACCGATAAATGCTTCCGAAAAATACGACGTCATCGTGGAACGCGGCGCGAAAAACAAGATTGCGGATTACCTGAAAGAGCTTGGGCTCAAAGGAAAAGTCGCGGTTGTTTCGGATTCGCACGTCGCTCCTTTATACTCCGAAGAGATCTGCGATCTTTTGGTCTACGGGGGATTCGAACCTGCGGAATTTATCTTCGAAGCGGGCGAGGAATCCAAGAATCTGACCGTCTATTCCGAGATCCTTTCTTTTCTTGCGGACGAAGAATTCACCCGCACGGACACCGTCCTTGCGCTCGGCGGCGGCGTAACGGGGGATATGGCGGGCTTCGCGGCGGCGACGTATATGCGCGGCGTTCATTTCGTAAACGTCCCGACGACGCTGCTCGCGGCGATCGATTCTTCGGTCGGCGGAAAAACCGCGGTGGATCTTCCCCAAGGAAAGAACCTCGTGGGCGCGTTTTACCAGCCCGATCTCGTCGTCATCGATCCCGATTTTTTCACTTCGCTTCCCTATGAAGAGATCCGAAACGGTCTCGGCGAAGGAGTGAAGTACGCCGTCCTCGAAGGGGGCAAAATCTTTACCATTCTTTCCGAAGGACTGACGAAACAAAACCTCGAAGAATTCATCGCGCTTTCGGTGGACGCGAAACGCCGCGTCGTCGAAGCGGACGAAAAAGAAAGCGGAACGCGCAAATTCCTGAACCTCGGACACACCGTCGCGCACGCGATCGAAAAGGAATCGAATTATTCGGTGCCGCACGGCGTCGCCGTGGCGTACGGAGTGGGAGAGATGGCGCGCCTCGCGTATAAGAGGGGCGAGCTCGAAAAGAAAGAGCTGGACGCGATTCTCGCTTTGCTCGAAAAAAACGATCTTTCCCTGTCGCTGCATCCCGTAAAGGAATTGATCCCGCATTTCGCGGCGGATAAAAAGCGCGCGGGCGGGGTCCTGACACTCGTTACGATCCGCGGGATCGGCGATTGCCGCCTGACGGATATTCCGCTTTCGGAAGCGGCGAGCTATTTTGAGGTGGAATAA
- a CDS encoding shikimate kinase — MADYCLIGKRLNYSFSKIVHNKLGYDYDLTEVAEGDLESFVKSRRYKGYNVTIPYKSAIMEFLSEISPEAKALGVVNLVIDEGEAGLHGYNMDIRGMEFALKKSGANLLGKKVLILGTGNTSSTAEYLARENGAREIVKISRTGENSYENLSRHADAEFIINTTPVGTFPGNEDCLVDLSAFPSLIGVQEVIYNPIRTRLVLQAEERGLAVATGLDMLVGQAAYTAEKFRGFLLSFEEIDRLSEEIKREQSNIVLVGMPSSGKSTVGSALQKLIGGTFVDTDKEIEKMRGVTIPEIFAREGEAAFRAYESDVIAEVSKLHGAVIATGGGAIKEKRNRSNLKQNGVIVYLKRDLSLLVSDGRPLSAGGRIESLYKERAPIYESFSDFSVRNDGSVEDAAREIAQKVRGL, encoded by the coding sequence ATGGCGGATTATTGTTTGATCGGAAAACGCTTGAATTACAGTTTTTCGAAGATCGTCCATAATAAACTCGGTTACGATTACGACCTTACCGAAGTCGCGGAGGGCGATCTCGAATCTTTCGTCAAAAGTCGCCGCTACAAGGGCTATAACGTAACCATCCCTTATAAAAGCGCGATTATGGAGTTTTTGTCCGAGATCTCGCCCGAAGCGAAAGCGCTCGGCGTCGTCAATCTCGTGATCGACGAAGGCGAGGCGGGGCTTCACGGCTACAATATGGATATTCGCGGAATGGAATTCGCGCTGAAAAAATCCGGCGCGAACCTTCTCGGGAAAAAAGTGTTGATCCTCGGGACGGGGAACACTTCGAGCACGGCGGAATACCTCGCGCGCGAAAACGGAGCGCGGGAGATCGTCAAGATCAGCCGCACGGGGGAGAATTCCTACGAAAACCTTTCCCGTCACGCGGACGCGGAGTTTATCATCAACACGACCCCGGTCGGGACTTTCCCCGGGAACGAGGATTGCCTCGTCGATCTTTCGGCTTTTCCGTCCTTGATCGGCGTGCAGGAAGTCATCTATAATCCGATCCGCACGCGCCTCGTCCTGCAAGCGGAGGAAAGGGGACTCGCCGTCGCGACGGGACTGGATATGCTCGTCGGGCAAGCCGCTTACACGGCGGAGAAGTTCCGCGGCTTTTTGCTTTCCTTCGAGGAGATCGACCGCCTTTCGGAAGAGATCAAGCGCGAGCAAAGCAATATCGTCCTCGTCGGAATGCCGTCTTCCGGGAAAAGCACGGTCGGTTCCGCACTTCAAAAACTGATCGGCGGGACCTTCGTCGACACCGATAAAGAGATCGAAAAGATGCGTGGCGTAACGATCCCAGAGATCTTCGCGCGCGAAGGGGAAGCCGCGTTTCGCGCCTATGAAAGCGACGTGATCGCGGAAGTCTCCAAATTGCACGGCGCGGTGATCGCGACGGGCGGCGGGGCGATCAAAGAAAAAAGAAATCGATCGAATTTGAAACAGAACGGCGTGATCGTCTATTTGAAGCGAGATCTTTCTCTGCTCGTCAGCGACGGCAGACCGCTTTCCGCGGGCGGAAGGATCGAGTCTCTCTATAAAGAGCGCGCGCCGATCTATGAAAGTTTTTCGGATTTTTCCGTCCGAAACGACGGTTCCGTCGAGGACGCGGCGCGGGAGATCGCGCAAAAAGTGAGGGGATTATGA
- a CDS encoding 3-dehydroquinate dehydratase produces the protein MKKFLVINGVNLNMLGIREKELYGDKSYAALVKSVKAHAKEIGVKVKCVQYNYEGTIVVEIQRARGKYDGIVINPGAYTHTSVAILDALKAVSIPTVEVHITDVDSREEFRKVSYVSLYAFDRVIGKGFEGYSIALDKLKAFTEEESK, from the coding sequence ATGAAAAAGTTTTTGGTGATCAACGGCGTTAATCTCAATATGCTCGGTATCCGCGAAAAGGAACTGTACGGCGATAAAAGTTACGCCGCGCTCGTAAAATCCGTCAAGGCGCACGCGAAAGAGATCGGCGTCAAGGTGAAATGCGTGCAGTATAATTACGAAGGCACGATCGTCGTCGAGATCCAGCGCGCGCGCGGGAAATACGACGGGATCGTCATCAATCCCGGCGCGTACACGCATACGTCGGTCGCGATCTTGGACGCGTTGAAAGCCGTCTCGATCCCGACGGTGGAAGTCCATATCACGGACGTGGATTCCCGCGAAGAATTCCGCAAAGTCAGTTACGTTTCCCTTTATGCGTTCGATCGCGTGATCGGGAAGGGATTCGAGGGATATTCGATCGCTCTCGACAAACTCAAAGCGTTTACGGAGGAAGAATCGAAATGA
- the yfcE gene encoding phosphodiesterase: MKIAIASDLHGSLSFAREFFERAESLGAEKIVLLGDLYYHGARNPLPEGYDPKALSAFLNENKDRLIAVKGNCDSAVDQTVSDFTLAESAVLFLGGKTVFCTHGDKFNKDELPKGRFDLVLYGHFHTGFVERIGDVIFANPGSTSLPKGGTPRSFLLLTEEKISLYDLSGELLRALSL; encoded by the coding sequence ATGAAGATCGCGATCGCTTCCGATCTTCACGGATCGCTTTCTTTTGCGCGGGAGTTTTTCGAGAGAGCGGAAAGCCTCGGCGCGGAAAAGATCGTCCTGCTCGGCGATTTGTATTATCACGGCGCGCGAAATCCTTTGCCCGAGGGCTACGATCCGAAAGCTCTTTCCGCGTTTTTGAACGAAAATAAAGACCGACTCATCGCCGTTAAAGGAAACTGCGACAGCGCGGTCGATCAAACCGTTTCGGATTTTACGCTCGCGGAAAGCGCGGTCTTATTCCTCGGCGGGAAAACCGTCTTTTGCACGCACGGCGACAAATTCAATAAAGACGAACTTCCGAAAGGGAGATTTGATCTCGTTTTATACGGGCATTTTCACACGGGCTTTGTCGAGAGAATCGGCGACGTGATCTTCGCGAATCCCGGTTCGACGAGCCTTCCGAAAGGGGGAACGCCGAGAAGCTTTCTGCTTTTGACCGAAGAAAAGATTTCGCTGTACGATCTTTCGGGCGAACTCCTGCGCGCTCTTTCGCTATGA
- the add gene encoding adenosine deaminase, whose translation MIDLHLHLDGSLTPEDVRTLASLSGVTLPTKNDEELFSLLTARDTRSLSEYLEKFELPLSVLQSGEAVGLAVERLGDRLFDLGYSFAEIRFAPLLHLRRGASMRSIAEGALEGVKRSRLPIGLIFCCMRGAEKAKNEETIECAAEYKNAGVVGVDLAGAEALYPTENYRDIFRLAAKENLNITIHAGEAAGADSVRAALDFGAKRIGHGVAAAGDDALLERIKTAGVTIEICPTSNSQTGAIPSIAAHPVRTFLEKGVHCALSSDNMTVSDTDVFREWAKIKAAFSFDDSVKERLIRSAEAASFINGREKNA comes from the coding sequence ATGATCGACCTGCACCTGCATTTGGACGGATCGCTGACTCCCGAGGACGTTCGAACGCTCGCCTCGCTTTCGGGCGTGACTCTTCCGACGAAGAATGACGAAGAACTTTTTTCTCTTTTGACCGCGCGCGACACGCGGTCGCTATCCGAATATCTCGAAAAATTCGAATTGCCGCTCTCCGTTTTGCAAAGCGGGGAAGCGGTCGGGCTCGCGGTCGAAAGGCTCGGGGATCGCTTGTTCGATCTCGGTTATTCGTTCGCGGAGATCCGCTTCGCGCCTCTTTTGCATCTTCGCCGCGGCGCGTCGATGCGTTCGATCGCGGAAGGCGCGCTCGAAGGCGTAAAACGGTCGCGCTTGCCGATCGGATTGATCTTTTGCTGTATGCGCGGCGCGGAAAAAGCCAAAAACGAAGAGACGATCGAATGCGCCGCGGAGTATAAAAACGCAGGCGTCGTCGGGGTGGATCTCGCGGGCGCGGAGGCTCTTTATCCGACCGAGAACTATCGAGACATCTTCCGCTTGGCGGCGAAGGAAAACTTGAATATAACGATCCACGCGGGCGAAGCCGCGGGGGCGGACAGCGTCCGCGCCGCGCTGGATTTCGGCGCGAAACGCATCGGACACGGCGTGGCGGCGGCGGGGGACGACGCTTTGCTCGAACGCATAAAAACCGCGGGCGTAACGATCGAGATCTGTCCTACGAGCAATTCGCAAACGGGAGCGATCCCTTCGATCGCGGCGCACCCCGTTCGCACCTTCCTCGAAAAGGGCGTCCACTGCGCGCTATCGTCGGATAATATGACCGTTTCGGATACCGACGTCTTCCGCGAATGGGCGAAAATCAAAGCCGCGTTCTCTTTCGACGACTCCGTTAAAGAACGGCTGATTCGTTCGGCGGAAGCGGCGTCTTTTATCAACGGGCGCGAAAAAAACGCATAA
- the spoIVA gene encoding stage IV sporulation protein A, with protein sequence MDRFDLYNDIATRTNGDIYLGVVGPVRTGKSTFIKRFMETLVIPNISDPNDQKRATDEMPQSAAGKIVMTTQPKFVPAEAVKLDLGGGLQAKIRLVDCVGFMVEGAEGGKDGETPRMVRTPWQEEELPFEKAAEIGTEKVIRDHATIGVLVTQDGSLTEIPRSAFVEAEERAVKEMKEIGKPFVMILNAKDPSNADTAKLKDALCERYGVTVVAKNVLSMGEEDFSEVLEDVLYEFPVKTVDFTLPDWIRALGEESKIVRHLFDAIGNGIESVRVMKDAAKLGALLDGSEYFEGATVRSIGAANGKITVELSPREDLFYKVLSEETGVAIDGEYGMMTYVRYLSKAGEAYDKLKTALADVEEKGYGVVAPSIDEMVLEEPEIFKQSGRCGVRLKASAPSLHIMRVDVNTEVNPIVGTEQQGEELVKYLLSEFETNKKGIWETNLFGKSLNMLVREEIASKLSGIPEDAQNKVRRTLGKMVNEGRGGMICILL encoded by the coding sequence ATGGACAGATTCGATCTTTATAACGATATTGCCACGAGGACGAACGGCGATATTTATCTTGGGGTCGTGGGACCCGTCCGAACGGGTAAATCGACTTTTATCAAAAGATTTATGGAGACGCTCGTGATCCCGAATATCTCCGATCCGAACGATCAAAAGCGCGCGACGGACGAGATGCCGCAATCGGCGGCGGGTAAGATCGTTATGACGACGCAACCGAAATTCGTTCCCGCGGAAGCCGTCAAGCTCGATCTCGGCGGCGGTTTGCAAGCGAAGATCCGCCTCGTGGACTGCGTCGGCTTTATGGTGGAAGGCGCGGAAGGGGGAAAGGACGGCGAGACTCCGCGCATGGTTCGAACGCCTTGGCAGGAAGAAGAACTTCCTTTTGAAAAGGCGGCGGAGATCGGGACGGAAAAAGTCATTCGGGATCACGCCACGATCGGCGTCCTCGTTACGCAGGACGGCTCTTTGACCGAGATCCCGCGCTCGGCGTTCGTCGAAGCGGAAGAAAGAGCGGTCAAAGAAATGAAAGAGATCGGGAAACCTTTCGTTATGATATTAAACGCGAAAGACCCGTCGAATGCGGATACCGCGAAACTAAAAGACGCGCTGTGCGAGAGATACGGCGTAACGGTCGTCGCGAAAAACGTCCTTTCGATGGGCGAAGAGGACTTCTCCGAGGTTCTGGAAGACGTCTTGTACGAATTCCCCGTCAAGACCGTCGATTTTACTCTCCCCGATTGGATCCGCGCGCTCGGCGAAGAGAGCAAGATCGTTCGACACTTGTTCGACGCGATCGGGAACGGGATCGAGAGCGTCCGCGTCATGAAGGATGCGGCGAAGCTCGGCGCGCTTCTCGACGGAAGCGAGTATTTTGAGGGCGCGACCGTTCGCTCGATCGGCGCGGCGAACGGAAAGATCACGGTGGAACTTTCTCCGCGCGAGGATCTCTTCTATAAGGTTCTTTCCGAAGAAACGGGCGTGGCGATCGACGGGGAATACGGGATGATGACTTACGTCCGTTATCTCTCGAAAGCGGGCGAAGCGTATGACAAACTGAAAACCGCGCTGGCGGACGTCGAGGAAAAAGGGTACGGCGTCGTGGCGCCTTCGATCGACGAGATGGTCCTCGAAGAACCGGAGATCTTCAAGCAATCCGGACGTTGCGGCGTTCGATTGAAAGCGTCCGCGCCTTCGCTTCATATTATGCGCGTGGACGTCAACACCGAGGTCAATCCGATCGTCGGAACGGAGCAGCAAGGGGAAGAACTCGTAAAATATCTGCTTTCCGAGTTCGAAACGAACAAGAAAGGGATTTGGGAAACCAATCTTTTCGGAAAATCTTTGAATATGCTCGTCCGCGAAGAGATCGCGAGCAAGCTTTCGGGAATCCCCGAGGACGCGCAAAACAAGGTCCGCAGGACGCTCGGAAAGATGGTGAACGAGGGAAGGGGCGGAATGATCTGCATTTTGTTATAA
- a CDS encoding glycosyltransferase, whose translation MNPKGRLLTFLLPEEGLSTESGLYYRDKADSCRMENGFLSIPAGTTVSFDTYFNSFDYDAYKRFTALNSVALSLFLRGKFHVRILWAFRSPADGEGEREEIFTFKRGKQDVPVRVSNRILYEGDFSSETKKEMQIGVDLCALKGRGFVFAELTAKEDGAYFGGHIDATDEPISEKVKIGIVITTFKREEYVKSNVQKLVSALPCENFGIFVIDNGRTLSEEDVLGATLLPNKNVGGSGGFTRGIMEVLKRNDEYTHVLLTDDDIRFHTEVFLRTLAVIRYAVSPEKLTIGASMIRLDQTYYQHEYGADWMGYTLTSRNNGFDLRDKLALLMNAESGLPDYTAWWFNCFSLALPMTKGLPLPFFIKGDDIEYGLRAENDVLLMNGIGVWHERFEMKYSGELEYYIKRNEAIINCLYRPDLNWFFHFKKLVIAVGKQLVYQRYFAVDLIFKAYKDFIRGANYLDTLDAEKLHGEIRAVVQKQKTLEELIQMGYDVSKHQIFTPAKHQSKKTKFQQVITLNGYLLPSWTYNRKERRTFRLINMMEPRPKSFFRAYRVVQYNPETKMAFVTKQKRWRVLQTGWRLILCFFSMLFKFPHAKNSYRKRFDALTSSDHWKARLGIK comes from the coding sequence ATGAATCCGAAAGGGCGTCTCCTGACCTTCCTTCTTCCCGAAGAAGGACTATCCACGGAAAGCGGACTTTATTATCGCGATAAAGCCGATTCTTGCCGCATGGAAAACGGGTTTCTTTCGATCCCCGCGGGGACGACCGTTTCTTTCGACACCTATTTCAATTCCTTCGATTACGACGCTTACAAGCGTTTCACCGCGCTGAATTCCGTCGCGCTGAGTCTTTTTTTGCGCGGCAAGTTTCACGTCCGCATTCTTTGGGCGTTCCGTTCTCCCGCAGACGGCGAAGGCGAACGCGAGGAAATTTTCACCTTTAAGCGCGGGAAGCAGGACGTCCCCGTCCGCGTGTCCAACCGCATCCTGTACGAGGGAGATTTCTCTTCCGAGACGAAAAAGGAGATGCAAATCGGCGTGGACCTCTGCGCGCTCAAAGGGCGAGGCTTCGTCTTCGCCGAACTGACCGCGAAGGAAGACGGCGCGTATTTCGGCGGGCATATCGACGCGACGGATGAGCCGATCTCCGAAAAGGTGAAGATCGGGATCGTCATAACGACGTTCAAGCGCGAAGAATACGTCAAATCGAACGTGCAAAAACTCGTGTCCGCGCTCCCCTGCGAAAACTTCGGGATCTTCGTCATCGACAACGGGCGGACGCTCTCGGAAGAGGACGTCCTCGGCGCGACCCTGCTCCCGAATAAGAACGTCGGCGGATCGGGCGGATTTACCCGCGGCATTATGGAAGTTTTGAAACGAAACGACGAATACACGCACGTCCTTTTGACGGACGACGATATTCGCTTCCACACCGAAGTGTTTTTGCGGACGCTCGCCGTGATCCGTTACGCCGTTTCGCCCGAAAAACTGACGATCGGCGCTTCGATGATCCGACTGGATCAAACCTATTATCAACACGAGTACGGCGCGGACTGGATGGGCTACACGCTGACTTCGCGCAATAACGGCTTCGATCTCCGCGACAAACTCGCGCTTTTGATGAACGCCGAAAGCGGGCTTCCCGATTACACGGCTTGGTGGTTCAACTGCTTTTCGCTCGCACTTCCGATGACGAAAGGTCTGCCGCTTCCCTTCTTTATCAAAGGAGACGACATCGAGTACGGACTGCGCGCCGAAAACGACGTCCTTTTGATGAACGGCATCGGCGTCTGGCACGAACGCTTCGAAATGAAATACAGCGGCGAACTCGAATACTACATCAAACGAAACGAAGCGATCATCAACTGCCTGTATCGCCCCGATCTGAATTGGTTTTTCCATTTCAAAAAGCTCGTGATCGCCGTCGGAAAACAGCTCGTCTACCAACGCTATTTCGCAGTCGACCTGATCTTCAAAGCCTATAAGGACTTTATCCGCGGCGCGAATTACCTCGACACGTTGGACGCCGAAAAACTTCACGGAGAGATCCGCGCCGTCGTCCAAAAGCAAAAGACGCTCGAAGAGCTCATCCAAATGGGCTACGACGTTTCCAAACACCAGATCTTTACGCCCGCGAAACACCAATCGAAAAAGACGAAATTTCAGCAGGTCATCACCTTGAACGGCTATCTTCTGCCGAGCTGGACGTATAACCGCAAGGAGCGCAGAACCTTCCGCCTCATCAATATGATGGAGCCGAGACCCAAAAGTTTTTTCCGCGCGTATCGCGTCGTCCAATACAACCCCGAGACGAAAATGGCGTTCGTCACAAAGCAAAAACGATGGCGCGTCCTGCAAACGGGTTGGAGACTCATCCTTTGCTTCTTCTCGATGCTCTTCAAGTTCCCGCACGCAAAGAACTCCTATCGCAAAAGGTTCGACGCGCTGACCTCTTCCGATCATTGGAAAGCGCGGCTCGGCATAAAATAA
- a CDS encoding UTP--glucose-1-phosphate uridylyltransferase, with amino-acid sequence MKVTKAVIPAAGLGTRFLPSTKAVPKEMMTIVDKPTLHYIVEEAVLSGAEEILIVVNDGKECINHYFAPNKIYDALKKPALEELNDLLSRVKFHYATQKVLNGNGSAILLAKDFADGDPVSVLFGDDIIYNPEYPATKQLVDAFIKTGGKTIVGCQRREPIEAIKYGVISYSSIDEGLAKIDDIVEKPPIEELPSDLCSLGRFVLPYSMFDTLAVTPFDRGEIILANAIRSILKTEGAYAYEFKGIRYDIGDKFGFLQANVEYALRSPFGDKVKSYLKDLSSKL; translated from the coding sequence ATGAAAGTTACGAAAGCCGTTATCCCCGCGGCGGGACTCGGGACGAGATTCCTGCCCTCCACCAAAGCCGTGCCAAAAGAGATGATGACCATCGTCGACAAGCCCACTCTTCATTACATCGTCGAAGAAGCGGTCTTGTCCGGCGCGGAAGAGATCCTGATCGTCGTCAACGACGGAAAAGAATGCATCAATCATTATTTCGCGCCGAATAAGATCTACGACGCGCTCAAAAAACCCGCGCTGGAAGAACTGAACGATCTTCTTTCCCGCGTCAAATTCCATTACGCGACGCAAAAGGTCTTAAACGGAAACGGAAGCGCGATCCTGCTCGCCAAAGACTTCGCGGACGGCGATCCCGTCTCCGTCCTCTTCGGCGACGATATCATCTATAATCCCGAATACCCCGCGACCAAGCAACTCGTGGACGCTTTTATCAAGACGGGCGGCAAGACGATCGTCGGTTGCCAAAGGCGTGAACCGATCGAAGCGATCAAATACGGAGTCATCTCCTATTCCTCGATCGACGAAGGTCTCGCGAAGATCGACGACATCGTGGAAAAACCCCCGATCGAAGAGCTTCCTTCCGACCTCTGCTCGCTCGGTCGCTTCGTCCTTCCTTATTCGATGTTCGACACGCTCGCCGTAACGCCTTTCGACCGCGGCGAGATCATTCTCGCAAACGCGATCCGCTCGATCTTAAAGACCGAAGGCGCGTACGCCTACGAATTCAAGGGCATTCGCTACGACATCGGCGATAAATTCGGCTTTCTGCAAGCGAACGTCGAATACGCGTTGCGTTCCCCGTTCGGCGACAAAGTCAAATCCTACTTGAAGGACCTTTCTTCCAAACTTTAA
- a CDS encoding ABC transporter ATP-binding protein, whose product MENEILAPVTEQKAKSDLPLVEVKDVSMRFRMPTEKIDNVKEFFIKLVQRKLKYEDFWVLKNISFEIHRGESVGILGRNGAGKSTLLKLISGIVEPTSGSIRVRGSIVPLLKLGAGFDMNATGKENVFLNGAIMGFSKKEMQARYDSIVEFSELGRFMNMPLKNYSSGMLTRLGFSIAVDVNPDLLIIDEILAVGDAPFQKKCADKIEQLQKNGTTLLLVSHSAPQVKKLCKTALWIKDGEIVLYDEAEKVSDAYAADCNHQ is encoded by the coding sequence CGTTTCGATGCGCTTCCGCATGCCGACCGAAAAGATCGACAACGTAAAGGAATTTTTCATCAAACTCGTGCAACGCAAACTCAAATACGAAGATTTTTGGGTCTTGAAAAATATTTCCTTCGAGATACACCGCGGAGAAAGCGTCGGCATCCTCGGCAGAAACGGCGCGGGCAAAAGCACCCTCTTGAAACTTATTTCCGGGATCGTGGAACCGACGAGCGGCAGCATCCGCGTGCGCGGTTCGATCGTCCCCCTCTTAAAACTCGGCGCGGGATTCGATATGAACGCGACGGGAAAAGAGAACGTCTTTTTGAACGGCGCGATCATGGGCTTTTCCAAAAAAGAAATGCAAGCGCGTTACGACAGCATCGTGGAATTCTCCGAGCTCGGGCGCTTTATGAATATGCCCCTCAAAAACTATTCGTCGGGTATGCTGACAAGGCTCGGCTTCTCGATCGCCGTGGACGTTAACCCCGATCTTTTGATCATAGACGAGATCCTCGCGGTCGGCGACGCGCCCTTCCAGAAAAAATGCGCCGACAAGATCGAGCAACTCCAAAAAAACGGGACGACCCTGCTCCTCGTTTCGCACTCGGCGCCTCAGGTAAAAAAACTCTGTAAAACCGCTCTCTGGATCAAAGACGGAGAGATTGTCTTGTACGACGAAGCGGAAAAAGTCAGCGACGCATACGCCGCGGACTGCAACCACCAATAA